The Thiothrix subterranea genome has a segment encoding these proteins:
- a CDS encoding FtsK/SpoIIIE domain-containing protein, which produces MPQLRIGSLGQLQHPALVPYENRSPWLLAYDAASLPLAAEVGEGVALQLLQQYGLDHARVALFEAIPSPHFTQLKRLFAASEQRWGEQLFTAKDCLKRLTDLEELVHRRFALLAQAGAADILTYNANAARAEPILYLLLNGLGNAIAEPQPLQQLETLCRQGAAVGIIPLLLHNTQEQTDLQLPDARRKALQSFWQTVYPQSVGLDMRGQVQPLNIPSELWRLLQRFGLQVGVGQLSKSWAGNLLAATQQAQDNNGESDFLHSRIGLAGANPAYFSMGEKSDAYHALIGGATRTGKTTLLNNLILNACEAYSPQHLQLTLMDFKDGVSFWEYADLGHVAALYAPTEADFPAALQCLAQFEQQISTRYAQFRTERVARLADYNNVSAQPLPRCLLVVDEVQSLFEGRDYQQKSEVKRILSNIAKKGAAAGVHMILSTQSFQNVELEGDVKDQFHLRIGLRHASAIGCRALMGRDNDAMLNLERFTAIYNSHQGESQHNRLVALDGLPDFHARLDNLKAQYPATACHQSSLNEPLAQTTPVATSKFADGDVSEPW; this is translated from the coding sequence ATGCCGCAATTGCGTATCGGTTCGTTGGGGCAATTACAGCACCCCGCGCTTGTGCCGTATGAAAACCGCAGCCCGTGGTTATTGGCTTACGATGCAGCTTCCTTGCCATTAGCGGCGGAGGTCGGTGAAGGTGTGGCGTTGCAATTGTTGCAGCAATACGGCTTGGATCACGCACGGGTGGCACTGTTTGAAGCAATTCCCAGCCCGCATTTCACCCAACTTAAACGCCTGTTCGCCGCTTCGGAACAGCGTTGGGGTGAACAGCTTTTCACTGCCAAAGATTGCCTGAAACGCCTGACGGATTTGGAGGAATTGGTACACCGCCGTTTTGCGTTATTGGCGCAAGCGGGCGCGGCGGACATCCTCACCTACAATGCGAATGCCGCTCGTGCCGAACCTATCCTTTACCTGCTACTCAATGGGTTGGGCAATGCCATAGCCGAACCTCAACCCTTGCAGCAATTGGAAACCCTGTGCCGCCAAGGGGCAGCGGTCGGCATTATTCCGTTGCTGTTGCACAATACGCAGGAGCAAACCGACTTACAGCTACCAGATGCGCGGCGTAAAGCCCTGCAAAGTTTTTGGCAGACGGTATATCCGCAATCCGTGGGGTTGGATATGCGTGGGCAAGTGCAACCGCTGAATATTCCCAGCGAATTGTGGCGGTTACTACAGCGTTTCGGCTTGCAAGTGGGTGTTGGGCAACTGAGCAAATCATGGGCGGGTAACTTGTTGGCAGCGACTCAGCAAGCGCAAGATAACAACGGCGAAAGCGATTTCCTGCACAGCCGCATTGGGCTGGCGGGAGCGAATCCGGCGTATTTCAGCATGGGGGAAAAGTCCGATGCGTATCACGCATTGATTGGTGGTGCGACCCGTACAGGCAAAACCACCTTGCTGAACAATTTGATTCTCAATGCTTGCGAAGCCTATTCCCCACAACACTTGCAACTGACCTTAATGGATTTCAAGGATGGGGTAAGTTTCTGGGAGTATGCCGATTTGGGGCATGTTGCTGCGCTTTACGCCCCGACTGAGGCGGATTTTCCGGCTGCGTTGCAGTGTTTGGCACAATTTGAACAACAGATCAGCACTCGCTACGCCCAATTCCGTACTGAACGGGTAGCGCGTCTAGCGGACTATAACAACGTGTCCGCGCAACCGTTACCCCGCTGTTTATTAGTGGTGGATGAAGTACAAAGTTTATTTGAAGGGCGTGACTATCAACAAAAAAGCGAGGTGAAGCGCATCCTTAGCAACATCGCGAAAAAAGGCGCAGCGGCGGGGGTACACATGATCCTTAGCACGCAATCGTTCCAAAATGTCGAGCTGGAAGGCGACGTGAAAGACCAGTTCCACCTGCGGATTGGCTTACGTCATGCCAGTGCAATAGGGTGTCGGGCGTTGATGGGACGTGATAATGATGCCATGCTCAATCTCGAACGTTTCACCGCTATCTACAACAGCCATCAGGGTGAGTCACAGCATAACCGTTTGGTCGCATTGGATGGATTACCTGATTTCCATGCACGGCTAGATAACCTGAAGGCTCAATACCCCGCTACTGCCTGTCATCAATCCAGCCTGAATGAACCTTTAGCACAAACCACGCCCGTAGCCACCAGTAAGTTTGCGGATGGGGATGTCAGTGAGCCTTGGTAA
- a CDS encoding formylglycine-generating enzyme family protein codes for MTDNLTNNPADYLSELQRIEREQELAKLRTLSLEFTGVLNYFPKLREELNAFHNTDGIAFHKLDDRLRTILGEAANLQFKIQGLARLQRDVPKMREFLQRLQQEMGLQFVERFSNQFSDLCDDIDRSFVKDKAIPKQEKSWANTMGQDQWGRYGDLVINGVHQRFRWIDPGSFLMGSPKSETSRFNDEEQHRVTLTQGFWLADTACTQDLWVAVMGSNPARFQISLEHPVERVSWDDIHIFLERFKSYLLTGGVRLPTESEWEYACRASIKTAFYFGTSSDPQQINYDGSWPYEGKAGVFRNKTIPVKELPPNKWGLYQMHGNVWEWCQDRYGRYPTESSVDPQGDAKSTDRVIRGGSWYNKGLYCRSAHRRSRSQTYRSNDVGFRLLIQ; via the coding sequence ATGACTGACAACCTCACCAACAATCCCGCCGATTACCTTAGCGAACTGCAACGCATCGAGCGCGAACAAGAACTCGCCAAACTCCGCACCCTCAGCCTCGAATTTACGGGCGTGTTGAACTACTTCCCCAAACTGCGCGAAGAACTGAATGCTTTCCATAATACTGATGGTATCGCTTTTCATAAGCTTGATGATCGTTTGCGTACCATATTGGGGGAAGCTGCCAACTTGCAATTTAAAATTCAGGGTTTAGCTCGGTTACAGCGTGATGTGCCCAAAATGCGAGAGTTTTTACAACGTTTGCAACAGGAAATGGGGTTGCAGTTTGTGGAACGCTTTAGTAATCAATTCAGTGACTTATGCGATGATATTGATCGATCCTTTGTAAAGGATAAAGCTATTCCAAAGCAGGAAAAAAGCTGGGCAAATACAATGGGGCAAGACCAATGGGGTCGTTACGGTGATTTGGTTATCAACGGAGTGCATCAGCGTTTCCGCTGGATTGATCCGGGAAGTTTCCTGATGGGATCACCAAAGTCAGAAACCAGTCGTTTCAACGATGAAGAGCAACATCGTGTAACGCTTACGCAAGGATTTTGGCTGGCAGATACTGCTTGCACACAGGATTTGTGGGTAGCAGTGATGGGTAGTAATCCCGCACGTTTTCAGATCAGTCTGGAGCATCCAGTTGAGCGTGTGAGTTGGGATGATATTCATATCTTTTTAGAGCGATTTAAAAGTTATCTATTAACTGGTGGTGTGCGTTTACCAACAGAGTCGGAATGGGAATATGCCTGTCGTGCAAGCATAAAAACAGCTTTCTATTTTGGTACAAGCAGTGATCCACAGCAGATTAATTACGATGGTAGTTGGCCGTATGAAGGTAAAGCAGGAGTATTTAGAAATAAAACGATACCTGTTAAGGAATTGCCTCCTAATAAATGGGGACTGTACCAGATGCATGGTAATGTGTGGGAATGGTGTCAAGATCGTTATGGTCGCTACCCTACTGAGTCGTCTGTTGATCCACAAGGAGATGCCAAAAGTACTGACCGCGTTATACGCGGTGGTTCTTGGTATAACAAGGGTCTCTATTGCCGATCTGCTCATCGTCGTTCGCGCTCACAGACTTATCGAAGTAACGATGTCGGTTTTCGACTTTTAATACAATGA
- a CDS encoding efflux RND transporter periplasmic adaptor subunit: protein MKNTLRTPRLISALLLASSVMLSPLPSIAAEDAKPAPAANAALAVSVTSPMAQDWGTTIMANGAISPWQEAIIASEISGLRITDVLADVGDEVKKGEELVKLSQAAVQADVAQKQASLAEARANADRARRLKSSGAIPAQQIDQYLTGEAIAQAALDAQQIRLAQTRILAPDDGIITTRTATLGAVVQTGTELFRMVRQHKLEWRAEVSGRDASTIQSGQAARLTLPNGESVTGTVRLVAPTLDPNTRNATVYISLPNGSPAKTGMFAEGEILTGATKAMTLPQAAVILRDGNHYVFEVSDDNRVQQRLVKIGRTAQGQTEIRDGINASARVVMTGGGFLNDGDTVQIVDKPVSSTGDKP, encoded by the coding sequence ATGAAGAACACGTTACGCACACCCCGTTTAATTTCTGCGTTGTTGCTGGCAAGCAGCGTGATGCTGTCACCCTTGCCATCCATAGCCGCCGAAGATGCCAAGCCTGCGCCCGCTGCCAATGCCGCACTCGCCGTCAGCGTCACCAGCCCAATGGCGCAAGACTGGGGCACGACCATTATGGCTAACGGCGCGATCAGCCCTTGGCAAGAAGCCATTATTGCATCCGAAATCAGCGGCTTGCGCATCACTGACGTGCTGGCTGATGTCGGCGATGAAGTCAAAAAAGGCGAAGAATTGGTGAAATTATCGCAAGCCGCCGTGCAAGCCGATGTCGCCCAAAAACAAGCCAGCCTCGCCGAAGCCCGTGCGAATGCTGACCGCGCCCGTCGTTTGAAAAGCAGCGGTGCCATCCCCGCGCAACAAATTGACCAATACCTAACCGGTGAAGCCATTGCGCAAGCCGCACTCGACGCCCAACAAATCCGCCTCGCGCAAACCCGCATCCTTGCACCGGATGATGGCATTATCACCACCCGCACTGCCACGCTCGGCGCAGTCGTGCAAACCGGCACCGAATTATTCCGCATGGTGCGCCAACACAAACTCGAATGGCGGGCAGAAGTCTCCGGGCGCGATGCCAGCACCATTCAAAGCGGGCAAGCCGCTCGCCTTACCCTTCCCAACGGCGAAAGCGTTACCGGCACGGTGCGTCTGGTTGCCCCCACGCTCGACCCCAACACCCGCAACGCCACGGTATACATCAGCCTGCCCAATGGTAGCCCTGCCAAAACCGGGATGTTTGCTGAAGGTGAAATCCTCACCGGGGCAACCAAAGCCATGACGTTACCCCAAGCCGCCGTGATCTTGCGCGATGGCAATCATTACGTATTTGAAGTCAGCGACGACAACCGCGTGCAACAACGCCTCGTGAAAATTGGCAGAACCGCACAAGGTCAAACCGAAATTCGCGACGGCATCAACGCCAGCGCCCGCGTGGTGATGACTGGCGGCGGCTTCCTGAATGACGGCGATACCGTGCAAATCGTCGACAAACCCGTCAGCAGCACTGGGGATAAACCATGA
- a CDS encoding peptide chain release factor 3 → MTDRLTETARRRTFAIISHPDAGKTTMTEKVLLFGGAIQLAGTIKGRKAGRHATSDWMTMEKERGISVTSSVMQFPYDGRIVNLLDTPGHEDFSEDTYRVLTAVDSALMVIDVAKGVEERTIKLMEVCRLRNTPIMTFINKLDREGKEPIELLDEVETVLNIQCAPITWPIGMGKRLKGIYHLYADKVILYKPSTERRQDYDEIQGLDNPELDKLLGTQADELREEIELVKGASHEFDLQAYLDGKLTPVYFGTALNSFGIRELLDGFVENAPAPQARPTTTRKVEAAEEPFTGFVFKIQANMDPQHRDRMAFMRICSGKFEKGMKVKHVRIGKDVKIPDALTFMASDREHVEDAYPGDIIGLHNHGSIRIGDTFTMGENLQFTGIPNFAPELFRRAQLRDPLKMKQLQKGLEQLCEEGATQLFKPVNNNDLILGAVGVLQFDVVAQRLKDEYKVDAMFEGVNVQTARWVTSTNEKKFEEFKTKAAQNLAYDHAGELVYIAPTRINLQMAQEKWPDIKFHSTREHGVATG, encoded by the coding sequence ATGACCGACCGCCTAACCGAAACCGCCCGCCGCCGCACCTTCGCCATCATTTCCCACCCGGATGCCGGTAAAACCACCATGACTGAAAAGGTGCTGCTATTCGGGGGCGCAATCCAGCTTGCAGGCACGATCAAAGGGCGCAAAGCCGGTCGCCACGCCACCTCCGACTGGATGACGATGGAAAAAGAACGCGGCATTTCCGTCACCTCATCGGTGATGCAATTCCCCTACGACGGGCGCATCGTCAACCTGCTCGACACGCCGGGGCATGAAGACTTCTCGGAAGACACCTACCGCGTGTTAACCGCCGTCGATTCCGCCCTTATGGTCATCGACGTGGCAAAAGGTGTTGAAGAACGCACCATCAAACTCATGGAAGTGTGCCGCCTGCGCAACACGCCGATCATGACCTTCATCAACAAGCTCGACCGCGAAGGCAAAGAACCGATTGAGTTGCTGGATGAAGTCGAAACCGTCCTTAATATCCAATGCGCCCCGATTACCTGGCCTATCGGCATGGGCAAACGCCTCAAAGGGATTTACCACCTCTACGCCGACAAAGTAATTCTCTATAAACCCAGCACCGAACGCCGTCAGGATTACGATGAAATCCAAGGGCTAGATAACCCCGAACTCGACAAACTGCTTGGCACACAAGCCGACGAATTACGCGAAGAAATTGAGCTGGTGAAAGGCGCAAGCCACGAATTCGACCTGCAAGCCTACCTCGACGGCAAGCTCACCCCGGTGTATTTCGGCACCGCCTTAAACAGCTTCGGCATCCGCGAATTGCTGGACGGTTTCGTGGAAAATGCCCCCGCGCCACAAGCCCGCCCGACCACTACCCGCAAAGTCGAAGCCGCCGAAGAACCGTTCACCGGCTTCGTCTTCAAAATCCAAGCGAATATGGACCCGCAACACCGCGACCGTATGGCGTTCATGCGCATTTGTTCCGGCAAGTTTGAAAAGGGCATGAAGGTCAAACACGTGCGCATCGGCAAGGATGTCAAAATCCCCGATGCGCTCACCTTCATGGCATCTGACCGCGAACACGTCGAAGACGCTTACCCCGGCGACATCATCGGCTTGCACAACCACGGCAGCATTCGCATTGGCGACACCTTCACAATGGGTGAAAACCTGCAATTCACCGGTATCCCCAACTTCGCCCCGGAACTGTTCCGCCGTGCGCAATTGCGTGACCCGCTGAAAATGAAGCAGCTCCAAAAAGGTTTGGAGCAATTGTGCGAAGAGGGCGCAACCCAGCTTTTCAAACCCGTCAATAACAACGACCTGATCCTCGGTGCGGTCGGTGTATTGCAGTTCGACGTGGTGGCGCAACGCCTCAAAGATGAGTACAAAGTCGATGCCATGTTTGAAGGTGTGAACGTGCAAACCGCTCGTTGGGTCACATCCACCAACGAAAAGAAGTTTGAGGAATTCAAAACGAAAGCGGCACAGAATCTGGCTTACGACCATGCAGGGGAATTGGTTTACATCGCCCCGACGCGCATCAACCTGCAAATGGCGCAGGAAAAATGGCCGGATATTAAGTTCCATTCCACCCGTGAGCATGGCGTGGCGACGGGCTGA
- a CDS encoding putative toxin-antitoxin system toxin component, PIN family codes for MTRTTKKLIFDTSSLIGAVINAKSLPALVFAQAKQAHTLFISLETIAELQAVVARKKFDRYFIGKEASRREDFFAEYRAIAQLVEPTHTATECRDENDNMFLSLALSVEADMIVSSDNDLLVLNPYKNIRVLTVRQYAEENGLLSGS; via the coding sequence ATGACCCGCACAACAAAGAAACTCATTTTTGATACCAGTTCCCTGATTGGGGCGGTCATCAATGCCAAATCCTTGCCTGCTTTGGTCTTTGCCCAAGCCAAACAAGCGCATACATTGTTCATTTCGTTGGAAACTATCGCCGAGCTTCAAGCAGTTGTTGCCAGAAAGAAATTTGACCGCTATTTCATCGGGAAAGAGGCGAGCCGGAGAGAAGATTTCTTTGCTGAATACCGTGCAATCGCTCAGCTTGTTGAACCCACGCATACCGCGACGGAGTGCCGGGATGAAAACGACAATATGTTTTTATCGCTCGCCTTATCGGTTGAAGCGGATATGATCGTGTCCAGCGATAACGATTTGCTGGTGCTGAATCCCTATAAAAATATTCGGGTACTGACTGTCAGGCAGTATGCGGAGGAAAATGGCTTGCTCTCTGGTTCATGA
- a CDS encoding efflux RND transporter permease subunit, which translates to MNVSAWSIRNPVPAVLLFALLSFLGIKGFQALGIQNFPDIELPTIIVNASLEGADPEQLESEVARKIENQLATINGVKHLRTTLTDSSASIAAEFDIDKDTEIALNEVRNAIDTIRANLPSQMNDPVVSKVTTSGSPLVTFTVAAPNMDEEALSWFVDNEITRELMAVKGVGKVSRVGGVNREVRIDLNPALMAGLGVTAADISNRLGQMQQDAPGGRGDVGGGIQSVRTLGRVGTAAELGAIEIPLSNGRHVRLDQLATIRDTVAERSTHALLDGKSVVGFQVTRVRGASEIDVVEGVRAAVAQLSSAYPQVQMGEAYDTIERIQANYTGSMHLLYEGAALAILVVLLFLRDIRATLVSAAALPLAIIPTFAAMHYFGFSLNILTLLALALVVGVLVDDAIVEVENIERHLRMGKTPKQAAIEAADEIGLAVIATTFTLIAVFLPTAFMGGVPGKFFESFGITAAVSVFFSLAVARLLTPMMAAYFLKPHPTEKAKQPERDGWFMRHYMTAAGWCLKHRFITLVAAIAIFVASLQIVPLLPKGFVPPADTALTSVTLEMQPGSTLEESYAIAEQARRLLQPLADVKQVFTLVGAASGVSSGPISEGGGADVRKATLTVSLTTREERSRSQTAVEAEIRQTLKPLPGVRYTVGSGGSGDKMQVVLASDDGKLLLTAAQRAERDLRTLQGIGNVVSGASLQRPEIHITPNYARAAELGVSTEALGQVVRVATSGDFSTRLPKLNLPQRQIPIRVQFDESVRNDLDTIRQLRIPGRNGAVPLAAVADVQLGSGPARLDRFDRMRNVSIDVELNGLPVGQVTTMVDKLPSLATLPPGVIRQSSGDAERMAELFGGFGGAMLIGVLLIYIVLVLLFHDFLQPITILAALPLSVGGALLALLLTGSSFSMPAVIGLLMLMGIVTKNSILLVDYAVMARERDQKNRVDALLDACHKRARPIVMTTIAMSAGMMPTALGLAADPSFRQPMAIVVIGGLLASTVLSLLVIPVVFTFIDDILVGFRKLSGKFKHAEPTLP; encoded by the coding sequence ATGAACGTTTCCGCTTGGTCGATCCGCAACCCCGTTCCAGCGGTATTGCTGTTTGCGTTGCTGAGCTTTTTGGGCATCAAAGGGTTTCAGGCGCTGGGTATTCAAAACTTCCCCGATATTGAATTACCCACCATTATTGTGAATGCCTCGCTCGAAGGCGCTGACCCCGAACAGCTCGAAAGCGAAGTCGCCCGCAAGATCGAAAACCAGCTTGCCACCATTAACGGCGTTAAGCATTTACGCACCACCTTGACCGACAGCTCCGCCAGCATTGCCGCCGAATTCGACATCGACAAAGATACCGAAATCGCACTCAATGAAGTGCGCAATGCCATCGACACCATCCGCGCTAACTTGCCGTCACAAATGAATGACCCGGTGGTTTCAAAAGTGACCACTTCTGGTAGCCCGCTGGTAACATTCACCGTTGCCGCACCCAACATGGACGAAGAAGCGCTGTCGTGGTTTGTCGACAATGAGATTACCCGCGAGTTAATGGCGGTCAAAGGTGTCGGCAAAGTGTCACGGGTCGGCGGCGTTAACCGCGAAGTGCGCATCGACCTAAACCCGGCGCTCATGGCAGGTTTGGGGGTTACGGCTGCTGATATTTCCAACCGATTGGGGCAAATGCAACAAGATGCGCCCGGTGGACGCGGTGACGTGGGCGGCGGTATCCAATCGGTGCGCACTTTAGGACGGGTCGGTACTGCTGCCGAACTCGGTGCTATCGAAATTCCGCTGTCAAACGGGCGGCATGTGCGTTTGGATCAGCTTGCCACCATCCGTGATACCGTGGCGGAACGTTCCACCCATGCCTTGCTGGATGGCAAATCGGTGGTCGGTTTCCAAGTCACGCGGGTACGCGGCGCGAGTGAAATCGACGTGGTGGAAGGCGTGCGAGCGGCGGTTGCCCAACTCTCCAGCGCTTACCCGCAAGTGCAAATGGGTGAAGCTTACGACACCATTGAGCGCATTCAAGCCAACTACACCGGCTCAATGCATTTATTGTACGAAGGTGCCGCCTTAGCCATTTTGGTGGTCTTGCTGTTTTTGCGGGATATACGTGCCACCTTGGTATCCGCCGCCGCCTTGCCGTTGGCGATTATTCCCACGTTTGCGGCGATGCATTACTTTGGGTTCTCACTGAATATCCTCACCTTGCTCGCGCTTGCCTTGGTGGTTGGGGTCTTGGTCGATGACGCGATTGTGGAAGTGGAAAACATTGAGCGCCATTTGCGCATGGGCAAAACGCCCAAACAAGCCGCCATTGAAGCCGCTGATGAAATCGGGCTGGCAGTCATTGCGACCACCTTTACGCTGATTGCGGTGTTTTTGCCGACGGCATTTATGGGCGGTGTGCCGGGTAAGTTTTTTGAATCGTTTGGGATTACCGCAGCGGTGTCGGTGTTTTTCTCGCTGGCGGTGGCGCGTTTGCTCACGCCGATGATGGCGGCGTATTTCCTAAAACCGCATCCGACCGAAAAAGCCAAGCAGCCAGAGCGCGATGGCTGGTTTATGCGCCATTACATGACAGCGGCGGGCTGGTGTTTAAAACACCGCTTTATCACCTTGGTGGCGGCGATTGCGATTTTCGTGGCATCCCTGCAAATCGTACCCTTATTGCCGAAAGGCTTTGTGCCACCGGCGGATACCGCGCTGACCTCGGTAACGTTGGAAATGCAACCGGGCAGTACGCTGGAGGAATCCTACGCCATCGCCGAACAAGCGCGGCGTTTGCTGCAACCCTTAGCCGATGTAAAACAAGTCTTCACGCTTGTGGGGGCAGCCAGTGGCGTGAGCAGTGGCCCGATTTCCGAAGGCGGCGGTGCGGATGTACGCAAAGCCACGCTGACGGTGAGCCTCACTACCCGCGAAGAGCGTTCGCGTTCACAAACCGCTGTCGAAGCTGAGATTCGCCAAACCCTGAAACCGTTACCCGGTGTGCGTTACACCGTGGGTTCGGGCGGCTCAGGCGACAAAATGCAAGTGGTGTTAGCCAGTGATGACGGCAAGCTATTGCTGACAGCGGCGCAACGCGCGGAACGCGATTTACGCACCTTGCAAGGCATTGGCAATGTGGTATCGGGCGCAAGCCTGCAACGCCCTGAAATCCACATTACCCCCAACTACGCACGGGCGGCCGAATTGGGCGTCAGCACCGAAGCCTTGGGGCAAGTGGTGCGCGTGGCCACCAGCGGGGATTTCTCCACCCGCTTGCCCAAGCTCAATTTACCGCAGCGGCAAATCCCGATTCGGGTGCAATTTGATGAAAGCGTGCGCAACGACCTCGATACGATTCGCCAATTGCGGATTCCGGGGCGCAATGGCGCTGTGCCATTGGCAGCGGTGGCGGATGTGCAATTGGGTAGCGGCCCGGCGCGTTTGGATCGTTTCGATCGGATGCGCAATGTCAGTATTGATGTGGAATTGAACGGTTTACCCGTCGGGCAAGTGACCACCATGGTGGATAAGTTGCCGAGTTTGGCAACCCTGCCCCCCGGTGTGATTCGGCAAAGTTCGGGGGATGCGGAGCGCATGGCGGAACTCTTCGGCGGATTCGGTGGCGCCATGTTGATCGGGGTATTGTTGATTTACATTGTGTTGGTGCTGCTGTTTCACGACTTTTTGCAACCGATTACGATTCTGGCGGCATTGCCGTTGTCAGTCGGTGGGGCGCTGTTGGCGTTGTTGCTGACGGGCAGTAGTTTCTCGATGCCTGCGGTGATTGGTTTGCTGATGCTGATGGGGATTGTGACCAAAAACTCGATTTTGCTGGTGGATTATGCGGTGATGGCGCGGGAACGTGATCAGAAAAACCGCGTGGATGCATTGCTGGATGCCTGCCACAAACGCGCCCGCCCGATTGTGATGACCACGATTGCAATGAGTGCGGGGATGATGCCAACCGCGTTGGGATTGGCGGCTGACCCCAGCTTCCGCCAACCGATGGCGATTGTGGTTATCGGCGGCTTGCTGGCGTCAACGGTGCTGAGTTTGCTGGTGATTCCGGTGGTGTTTACATTTATTGACGATATTTTGGTAGGGTTTAGAAAGCTCAGCGGTAAGTTTAAACACGCTGAGCCGACTTTACCCTAA
- a CDS encoding UPF0175 family protein: MTAITIQIPDSVLPVLHLDPAGFVQEMRLAAAIKWYELRRVSQENAAEIAGISRADFITALSLAKVSPFQLTADEIREELHELH, encoded by the coding sequence ATGACTGCGATCACTATTCAAATACCGGATTCCGTCTTGCCTGTGCTGCACCTTGACCCCGCAGGCTTTGTGCAAGAGATGCGCCTTGCCGCTGCCATCAAGTGGTATGAATTACGGCGAGTGTCGCAGGAAAACGCGGCGGAAATTGCCGGAATCAGCCGGGCTGATTTCATCACTGCATTGTCGTTGGCGAAGGTTTCACCTTTTCAGCTAACAGCGGATGAGATACGCGAGGAATTGCATGAACTCCATTAA
- a CDS encoding c-type cytochrome: MKALSLLGIALIALAQATAPAFAEEKAADAAKPEAAAEAPKADAATDAPAADAAKIDGEKVYKGLCMSCHDAGVAGSPKLGDKAAWEPRIATGMDALYESSLKGKGVMPAKGGNPALSDDEVKAAVDYMVAQVK; the protein is encoded by the coding sequence ATGAAAGCATTAAGCCTGTTGGGTATTGCCCTGATCGCACTCGCTCAAGCCACTGCCCCGGCATTTGCCGAAGAAAAAGCAGCGGATGCTGCTAAACCCGAAGCAGCGGCGGAAGCCCCTAAAGCAGACGCGGCGACCGATGCCCCTGCTGCGGATGCGGCTAAAATCGACGGTGAAAAAGTTTACAAAGGTCTGTGCATGAGCTGCCATGACGCGGGCGTTGCTGGCTCACCGAAACTGGGCGATAAAGCCGCATGGGAACCGCGCATTGCAACCGGTATGGATGCACTTTACGAATCCAGCCTCAAGGGTAAAGGCGTGATGCCCGCTAAAGGCGGCAACCCGGCACTGTCTGATGATGAAGTCAAAGCAGCCGTTGATTACATGGTTGCCCAAGTCAAGTAA
- a CDS encoding XisI protein — MDKLMLYRQAIKNLLKEYADLSAADKEVDTQLLFDETHDHYQLMHVGWINGQRIYGSVIHLDLIHGKVWLQHNGTEGDIAQELMAGGVAREDIVLGFRSPAVRVHTGYAVA; from the coding sequence ATGGATAAGTTAATGCTGTATCGTCAAGCTATTAAAAATCTGCTTAAAGAATATGCTGATCTTTCCGCAGCGGATAAAGAGGTGGATACCCAACTGTTGTTTGATGAAACTCATGACCACTATCAACTCATGCATGTTGGTTGGATAAATGGGCAGCGAATCTACGGTTCAGTTATTCACTTGGATTTAATCCATGGTAAAGTTTGGCTGCAACACAATGGCACGGAAGGCGATATTGCTCAGGAATTGATGGCTGGCGGTGTGGCACGGGAAGATATTGTGCTGGGTTTCCGTTCGCCTGCGGTGCGCGTGCATACGGGGTATGCGGTCGCTTGA
- the trxC gene encoding thioredoxin TrxC, whose protein sequence is MSNPMNIVCPACSVTNRIPAERLGEHAKCGKCGSDLFTGHPTELSAENFAKHISRNDIPVLVDFWAPWCGPCRQMAPAFAQTAAQLEPKVRFAKLNTEDHQMVGAHYNIRSIPTMVLFKGGQEIARQSGAMGAADIERWVRSQL, encoded by the coding sequence ATGAGTAACCCAATGAATATTGTTTGCCCCGCGTGCAGCGTCACCAATCGCATTCCGGCAGAACGGCTGGGCGAACACGCCAAGTGTGGCAAGTGTGGCAGCGATTTGTTTACTGGACACCCAACCGAGCTAAGCGCTGAGAATTTTGCCAAACACATCAGCCGTAATGATATTCCGGTTCTCGTTGATTTTTGGGCGCCTTGGTGCGGCCCTTGCCGTCAGATGGCTCCGGCCTTTGCACAAACAGCGGCACAACTCGAACCCAAGGTGCGTTTTGCGAAACTGAATACCGAAGATCACCAAATGGTGGGGGCGCATTACAATATTCGCAGCATTCCGACCATGGTTTTGTTTAAGGGCGGACAAGAAATTGCACGTCAATCCGGCGCAATGGGGGCGGCAGATATTGAGCGTTGGGTGCGTAGCCAGCTTTAA